In the Symphalangus syndactylus isolate Jambi chromosome 17, NHGRI_mSymSyn1-v2.1_pri, whole genome shotgun sequence genome, CCTGTTTTGGGGTCCTCCCCATTTTTCCTAACTCTGCAGAGAAATTAGAAGCAGggagttctttctatatttactAACATAACACACATCGCTTCTTTTAATTTGGCATTATTCCTCCCTTTATGTAATTGATGCACTGACCAGTTCTTTCCTTTTAAAGGGACTCTCTCTACTTAAGGAGTTGCTAATTTCAAATCACCTTTGGCATCTTTCTTTGAGCGTAATGTGATCCCGCTGGAATTCATGGCACACCTAAACCTTATTTTGGTCTCAAGAGAAATACTACTACCAGCAATTGATCTTAGATGTTTGAACCATCAGTAAAAATTTCCacttatgaaaacattttaatgtttcctctaaatttttttttgttgttactacAGTCAGAACATGACATGAGGTCTAAACCCCGGACAACTATATATGGGAAAATTCCAGTATTACAAATTGAGCATCCCATACCCAGAAACCCAAAATCTCAAATCCTCCAAAACTCAACACTTCTGTCCACTGATGTGATGCCAAAAAGAAGTGCTCACTGGCgcattttggattttaaatttttcagatttgggatgctaaaGCAGTACTTATACTGGAAATattccaaaaaagaaattagaaatccAAAACGCTTTGTTTTAAGCTTTCTGCATAAGGAACACTTTATCTCTATGAGGTGCATAGAGTAGTCAAACTCAGAATCACAGAGTAGAATGTCTAATGAGAGAAAGTGTCTGCAAGACTTCTTCCCAAATATTGATCTAATATCCACCAAACACATATGGTCCATGAGGGCCAGACTTCCGTCATCAGTCCATGTTTGCCCTTTCCACCAGTCAGTTATGCATTTGCAAACATCCAGATGTATTTCTAGAAAGATCCACATGGTCCTCACCTGCCCTCTACAGGGGGAGGGGAGCATAATGGACCCAGAAGAGGGAACATGGTCTTGGTCCAAAGCTATGAGCTCTTGCCTGTCCCCTTCACTCTTTGTAAGTCATTCCTTGGACTCTCCTCTATCTTTAGAGGTCACTGGCTCAAGTCAGTCACTATGAGACACCTGGGAAAACTGCCCCACCTTGTGGCTCCACCGCCTGATGACTGAACTGACCTCCAGGCTTGACTCTGGTCTCTCCCCTGTGTTATTTCTTCTGAAGTACCCAGTCCCAGGCCAGGCTTTCTAGTACCCAAAGGATTTAAGGACAATGGGAAGTTCCATCATCCATCTCTAGGATGTCCTTGGAAAGGGAAGCTGCAGAGAAAACATACCTCGGGGGGCAAAGTAAGACTGAAACTAAGAAGATTCCAGCACTGCATGCTCCAAGCGAGGACCACAAGGTCGGCCAGGCAGGCAGTTGGAGACGGAGGGACTCACAGAGGCATGAGGGGCTGTGACTGCTGATCCTGTGTCTTTCCATGACCCAATTCTGCTGCTCAATTCACACTTAAGAAAGTCTGTGCATCTCCCATATAAAGCAGGCAGCCTCACAATCTCTGAGCCCTCAGATTGCCATGCATCTGTCTTGTAACACACACACCTGCCATGGGCTTTTAAGGACTTGGGTGGGCTGAGAGATGGGAAATGCCAACTCTGATTAAAAAATGCCTTTGGAGGAATGAAATTTGCCACACAGGGCaatcttctctctgttttctgcACAGTGGAGACTCCCAAGCCCTACATATCTAGCAGCAAGTTAAACCCCATGGAGCACACGGATATTGTGAGATTAACCTGTGATCCTGAGACTCCGCACGCAAGCTACCTGTGGTGGATGAATGGTCAGAGCCTCCCTATGAATTACAGGTTGCAGCTGTCCAGAAGCAACAGGACCCTGTTTATATTTGGTGTCACAAAGGATATTGCAGGACCTTATGAATGTGAAATACGGAACCCAGTGAGTGCCAGCCGCAGTGACCCATTCACCCTGAATCTCCTCTGTGAGTATCTTCTGTTCCTCTGGGAGCCAGGCTGCCATCCCAAATACACATGGTCAGAGGCCAGGCCTCTTAGTCCCTCTCAGGTCCAAGTACAGAGATCTTGACTCCTGGACATCAAAGCTGGCCATGACTTTCTGCCCCAGGCAAACCAGAGTAGGCCTAGGCTTCATCAACAATAGGAGAAAAGAGGCTGCTCCTGTCATGGAGACCCAGGCTCCACAGCTTGTGATGGGAGAAACAGGTGAATGTCTCAGGCTCCAGATCAGTGAACGCAGCGGGGATTTGGCTGGGACTTCAATGTTGCGACTTGGCTCACAGGGTCACTGTGGCCCTTCCACAGACCAGGAGTTTCCCTTCCCTCTGACAATATCACCTGTGACTTTATTCTGCTTGCTCCAGATGGTCTGGATGCCCCCACCATTGCTTCCTCACACACCTATTACCATACAGGGGAAGTCCCCAAGCTCTCCTGTCTCACAGACTCTCACCCACTGGCAGAGCATTCTTGGCTGATTGATGGGAAGGCCCAGCAATCAGCACAAGTGTTCTTTATCTCCCAAATCACTAAAACATACAGAGGGGTCTATGTCTGTTTCATCCATAACTCAGCCACTGGTAGAACAAATCTCATCATCAAGATGATCTTAGTCCCTGGTAAGTGGATCCCTGGAGCGTTGGCAATATGTTTTCCAGTGCAGTCTATCTAGCTATCATGGAAGAGCCACCTGCCCTCtacaaagggaaagggaaaatcaAAACCCAGAACAGGGAATATGTTTCTGCTCCAAAACCACCAGCTTTTGTCTGTCCCCTTCACTCTTTCTAGATCATTCTTTAGActgtacactaacaatgaacaatctgaaaggaAATTAAGGAAAGAATTTCAATTCACATTaacatcaaaaggaataaaatattttggaataagttTAACCAAAAAGGTCAAATGATTATCcctgaaaactagaaaacattccTGAAAGTAATTAAAGACGATATCAATATATGGAAAGACGTTTcattttcatggattggaagaatcaatattgttagaaAGACAATAATACCCAAAGTGAGTTGAAAATTCAATGCAACTCCTACCAGAATCCCAGTATCATTTTTTTGCATAATTAGAAAACTCAGTCCTAAATCTGACCTGACAGGCCCTTGTTAATGACTGCCACAAgagaaacactgagaaaaagaTGCAACCACGAAAAGGTGGAAAGTTCTGATGACATAGAAAATAGCAATCAGCCTTTCTCACATCCCAAAGCCTTCAAAAATATACGAGTGCAGCATGGCAAGTATGGAATTGACCGAAAACTAATCACCAAGCTAGAAAcatggtgaaagaaaaaaaaaagagcaagaatatATTTGTCTTATCACCTCCCACTTTTGCCTACTAATCTGATGCTGAAAAGAAATGCTCActgaagcattttggattttgaatctttcagatttgggatgttaAACCAGTAAGAATATGACAAATATTTCAGAATCGAAAAATGTTAGAAATCCAGAACACTTTCTGTCCTAAGTCTTATGCAGAAGAAATACTCAATCTGTGTGAACTGCAGGCATCAagctgtacagcagatctctagaacctccccaccttgcataactgaaactgcaCAGCCATGAACAACTTCTgattctccccactcccagctcctggcaaccagcaGTCTCTTCTCATATTCACTCTGGAATCCACTTACATGCGGTCCCTATGGTAGTCGAACCCATGGAATCAGAGAGTAGAATGTCCAacgaaagaaaatatttgcaaaacatctcTACAAATTTGTCTCATATCCATCAAACACACATGGCCCATGAGGACCAGATTTCCAGCAGTTCATTCCCACCCTTTCCAGCAGTCAGTCCTGCATTTACAAATGTCCACATGTATTTCTGGAAAGATCCACATAGTCGTCACCTGCCCTCTGCAGAAGGAGAGGAAACGTAAAGAACCCAGGACAGGGAACATGGTTCTGCTCCAAAGCCACCAGCTCTTGTCTGTCCCCTTCACTCTTTCTAGATCATTCCTTGCACTCTGCTCTATCTTTAGAGGTCACTGGTTCAAGTAACTCATCATGAAACACTTGCAAAAAACTGCCCCACATTGTGCCTCCACTGCCTGATGACTGAACTGACCTCCAGGCTTGACTCTGGTCTCCCCTGTGTTATTTCTGCTGAAACATCCAGTCCCAGGCCAGGCTGCTCAGTATCTTCAGGGTTTCAGGACAATGGGAAGTCCCATTATTACTCATCTCTAGAATGTCCTTGGAAATGGAAGCTGCAGAGAAATCACATCTAGGGGGGCAAAGTAGGATGGAATTTGGAAAGGGCCCAGAAGTTGCACATTCCAGGTAAGGAACCCAAGGTGAGCCAGCCAGTCAACTGATGATGGAGGGACTGTGAGGGGTACCAGGGGCTGTGACTTCCACTGACATGTCTGTCCATGACCCAACACTGCTGCTCAATTGACACTTGGAAAGTCTGTGCTTCCCTAAGACAGAACAGGGAGCCTCACAGTCTTTGAACCCTTAGATCACCATGCATCTGTCTTGTGACACACTCACCAGCTATTGGCTTTCAAGGACTTGGGtgggctgagaggtgggagatgCCACTCCGATTGAAGGACGCCTGTGGAGGAATCAAATGTGCCACACAGGACAATCTTCTCTCTGTCATCCACACAGCGAAGCTGCCCAAGCCCTACATCACCATCAACAACTTAAACCCCAGGCAGAATAAGGATGTCTTAGCCTTCACCTGTGAAGCTCAGAGTGAGAACTACACCTACAGGTGGTGGCCAAATGGTCAAAGGCTCCCGGTCAGTCCCAGGGTAAAGCGACCCATTGAAAACAGCATCCTCATTCTACCCAGTGTCATGAGGAATGAAACAGGAGCCTATCAATGTGAAATACGGGACCGATATGGTGGCATCCACAGTGACCCAGTCACCGTGAATGTCCTCTGGGAGTATCTTTTGTTCCTCTGTGGGCCAGGACACCAGCTTAAATTCAAACGACCAGAGGCCAGGCCTCTCAGTCTCTCACCGGTCCAAGTATAGACACCTTTACTTCTGGATATCCGAGCTGGCCATGACTCCCTGCCCTGGGAAAACCTGGGTAGGCACAGCCTTAACCAAGAATATAAGGGGAGGGGACGCTCTTGTCATGGGAGACTTGGGGCCCGCAGCTTTTGATGGGAGAAACAGGTGAATACCTCAGGCTTCGGCTCAGTGAATATAGAGGGGGTTTGGCTGGGACTTGAGGGTGTGTCTTGGCTCAGAGGGTCACTGTGTCCCTTTAAGAGACAAGGAACATCCCCTTCCCTCGGATGACATCACCTGTGGCTTTATTCTCTTTGCTCCAGATGGTCCAGACCTCCCCAGCATTTATCCTTCATTCGCCCATTACCGTTCAGGAGAAAACCTCTCCTTGTCCTGCTTCGCGGACTCTAACCCACCGGCAGAGTATTCTTGGACCATTAATGGGAAGTTTCAGCAATCAGGACAAAAGCTCTCTATCCCACAAATTACTACAAAGCATAGCGGGCTCTATGCTTGCTCTGTTCGTAACTCAGCCACTGGCAGGAGAAACTCCAAATCCATGAGAGTCAAAGTCTCTGGTAAGTGGATCCCAGCATCCTTGGCAATAGGGTTTTAGGTGGAGTCTACCTGGCTTTCAGAGAAGAATCAGGAAATCATTTTTATTCCCAGCCTGTGTCCCATGGGCACAAGCAAATCCCAAATTCTCCTCCTGAACGCTCCCAATTTGTCTCTACAGACTCTCTTctccttgtttttctgttttctcatggcTGACCTTGTGTCTGGCCTGAGAAAGGTAGGGAGGGGACTTCATCTGCCCTCAGTCCTATGTGGTAGAAGAGGCTTCACAGAGGGACAAGAAGGAGAGTCCTCAAGATCAAGTTGCTTCTCACTGTCACCAACACATCCCCTTCTGCCACGTCTTTGTTTTCCTGAACCTATTCCATGAGCTACAAGGAACATCTGAGGCTTTGAAACAAGCTCACACTTTTCCCCCAAATGAGAGGAGGAAGCCCCTTGGGTGAGGGAGGAGCAGCTCAGACTCTGCTTCCTGCTCTGCTCCGGGCTCCTCTGGTGACTGTCCCTGCCTGACTCCACCTGGGGAGGGACCAGCGTGTGTGCAGAAAGAGCCCTGGTGGCCTGTCCTGAATTTGGCTAAATCGAGCTGCCTGTTGAAGCCAAGCCTCCCATGGGCCAGGCTGCAGGGAAATGAGAAGAGAGGGAGCCTCAGGGCAGACTCCGGAGCTGCGTCCTGGCTCTGACGTCACCCGCTGTATGAGGCTGTGGGTACAGCACGTGGGACACAGTACGGAGGACAGTGACTGATGCAGAGCTAGAGAAATAGGGAGATTCACCCCTGGGGCTCTGCATGGCAGGAAAGGGGCAGTGCCAAAATGTGTGTAATTATAGAGAGGGTAAGACTACCAGACActttatatatatctaatataagaCTTACCGTTAACTATTTCTAAGTGTGCAATTTAGTGTTGTGTAGCCATCAcattatccatttccagaactttttcctcTTACCTTATTAAACCTCTGTACCCAATAAACAGTATCTCTCACTCCTTCTCCCCCGACCCTTTGcccccaccattctactttctgtctctacgtaGCTGGCTATTCTAACTATCTTTTATAAGtggaattttataataattatccttttgtgtctggcttatctcagttagcataatatcttcaaggttcatccattttgCACGATGTattggaattttatttcttgttaagGTTGAATATCATTTCAATGTATAGATACACCTCATTTGCCTACCCACTTCTCTTTCAATGGACTTttcagttgtttccattttttgtctattgtgagtaatgcttctCTGAACATCagtgtacaaatatttgttcaaatttCTTTCAATTCTATGGGGAGTAtgtccagaagtggaattgctggatcaaatggtaatctattgtttaattttttgagaaacagccACACCACCTTTTACAGTGGCTATAACATTtcccattcccatcagcaatgcacTAGAGCTCCAATTTTTCCATCTACTTGAAAAcacctgttgttttttgttgctgtcattgttgttgtttatcAAAGCCATCCTAAAGTGTGTGAGGTGGTgtaacattgtggttttgatttgcatatctctaaGTGTTCGTGATCCTGAGGAACTTTGGGTGAGCTTATtggatatttgtatatcttccttggagaaaacTCTATTTTaatcctttgtttattttttcattgggGTTTTGGATGTTTGCTGTTGTTGACTTGTAGCTTTTCATGCATTCTGGAAATTGATTTCTTATCAcacatataatttgcaaatatttttatcattgcatgggttgcctttttactttcttgataatgttCTTCGCTATATAAAAGGTTTtgatttttatgaagtccaatttatccattttgttGTTACAACCAAGAAATCATTGTGAAATCCAGTATCAtgaagcttttcttctaagagttgtatTGTTTttgctcttacatttagatctttgatctaTTGTGGGTTAATTTTTTACATGGTGTTAGGTAAAGTTTCCACTCTTCTTGCCCTTGGATATCCAGCTTTCCCAATATGATTTGGTGAGAACACTGTCCTTTCCCCGTTGAACGATCTTGGCACACTCGATGAAAATCATTTGGCCATATATGCAAGCATTTCTTTCTGGGctattatatttcattaatttctatgttctcctttatgccagtaccacactgtattGATTACTGGGGCTTTGTAGAAAAtgctgaaatcagaaagtgtgagtcctccagcttcattcttcctCTTCAAAGCTGTGTGTCTATTTAGAGTCATGAgattcaatataaattttaggacagatttttctttttctgcaaaaatgtcactgagattctcataggaattgtattgaatctgcaGGTCACTTTGAGTAGCACTGTCCtcctaacaatattgagtcttccaattcatgaaaacaaaatgtCTTTCAATTTATTGATGTCACCTTTCATTTacttcagcaatattttgtagatTCCAGGTATAATCATTTCACCTGTTTAGTTtaacttattcctaaatattttattctttttgatgttaatataaattgaatttttttttcttaatttcccttCAGATTGTTCATGATTAGTGTATTGAAATACAACTGATGtttgaatgttgattttgtattgtgtaacattactgaatttatttcttaattctaaTAGGTTTGTTccatctttaggattttctacatataagttCAAGTTATCTgtcaacagaaataattttacttcttccttccaatttgaatgtctttttttaaatttttgtcttatttttctgaCTAGACCTTTCAATACTATGTTCAATAAAAGTGTCaaaagcaggcatccttgtcttattcctgctCATACAGGGAAAGCTTTCAGCCTTTctccatttagtatgatgttagcGTTGGGTTTTTCACTTATTGCCTTTATGTTGAGGTGGTTTCCTTCCATTCTTagaatgtttttattatgaaaaaatattgaatttcatcaaatgcttgtATTGATTCAATCTTATTActgattataattttattcatatttttgtgtgtttctaagagtttatctacttcatccactttatccaatttattggcataaaattatttatagtactttcataatcattattttataagAATTGGTAGTAATCgctccatttctcttttttttttttttttttttgaagagagagagaggttctTACTCTGTAGGCCGGCCCAggatggaatacagtggtgtgattatggctcactgcagcctcaacctcctgggctcaagcaattctccttcttcggcctcccaagatgctaggactacaggtg is a window encoding:
- the LOC129466028 gene encoding pregnancy-specific beta-1-glycoprotein 6-like, with product MGPLSAPPCTQRITWKGFLLTASLLNFWNPPATAQVTIEAQPPKISEGKDVLLHVHNLPQNLTGYIWYRGQMTDLYHYIASYVVDNDIIISGPAYTGRETVYSNASLLIQNVTREDAGSYTLHIIKRGDETTGITGHFTATLYLETPKPYISSSKLNPMEHTDIVRLTCDPETPHASYLWWMNGQSLPMNYRLQLSRSNRTLFIFGVTKDIAGPYECEIRNPVSASRSDPFTLNLLSKLPKPYITINNLNPRQNKDVLAFTCEAQSENYTYRWWPNGQRLPVSPRVKRPIENSILILPSVMRNETGAYQCEIRDRYGGIHSDPVTVNVLWEYLLFLYGPDLPSIYPSFAHYRSGENLSLSCFADSNPPAEYSWTINGKFQQSGQKLSIPQITTKHSGLYACSVRNSATGRRNSKSMRVKVSETGSRQVTYAGPNTWSQEILLL